From the Crateriforma spongiae genome, one window contains:
- a CDS encoding mannitol dehydrogenase family protein: protein MSLNDHLNEANLPHLPSSIGRPTYDRSSITSGIVHIGVGGFFRSHLASYTDELLNCKLSDGEQRQQDKSSQQDTSCWGICGVGIREDDARMAAAMGPQDCLYSLIVKHPNGLVESSVIGSMIDFILGTDDPSVVISKMASPETRIVSLTITEGGYNLSPATGDFDFDNPDVVHDLEHPDQPKSVFGYLTAALKMRRDAGAAPVTVLSCDNIQHNGDLARRMLLRFAQRQSPELASWIEDQVTFPNSMVDRITPVTSEADIEYFRVQSGLVDQWPVTSEPFRQWVIEDRFANGRPAWEQVGAQFVPDVSPYETMKLRLLNAGHSVLGIFGALHGYETINDCIADDRFATYLRSFFDREATPTLDPVPGINLDDYKDSLIERFGNPSIRDSVSRICLQSSSKLPVFLIPTITDNLKAGRSIHLATLVIAAWCLYCDRQVDQNGKPLDIVDDMKEPLHQAAKKTADDKRAFIRYTPVFGELAQNEDFATTYETLVDDVYRSGNVTQSMQRLLDDTAD, encoded by the coding sequence ATGAGCCTCAATGATCATTTGAACGAAGCCAATCTGCCCCACTTGCCTTCCTCCATCGGGCGTCCAACCTACGACCGATCCTCCATCACCTCGGGCATCGTCCACATCGGAGTCGGCGGGTTCTTTCGCTCCCACTTGGCTTCCTATACCGATGAACTGTTGAACTGCAAACTGTCGGATGGGGAACAACGGCAACAGGACAAATCAAGCCAGCAAGACACGTCATGCTGGGGCATCTGCGGGGTCGGCATCCGTGAAGACGATGCTCGCATGGCCGCAGCCATGGGGCCACAAGACTGTCTGTACTCGCTGATCGTCAAGCACCCGAATGGTTTGGTCGAAAGCTCCGTCATCGGATCGATGATCGACTTTATTTTGGGAACCGATGATCCGTCGGTGGTAATTTCCAAGATGGCATCGCCCGAAACTCGAATCGTGTCTCTGACGATCACCGAAGGTGGATATAATTTGTCGCCAGCCACCGGCGATTTTGATTTTGACAATCCCGATGTGGTGCATGATCTGGAGCATCCCGACCAACCAAAATCCGTATTCGGATACCTGACCGCCGCGTTGAAAATGCGACGCGATGCGGGGGCCGCCCCCGTGACGGTTTTGTCATGCGACAACATCCAGCACAACGGCGACTTGGCTCGGCGAATGCTGCTACGCTTTGCCCAGCGTCAGTCGCCCGAGTTGGCATCCTGGATCGAAGACCAAGTCACCTTCCCCAATTCAATGGTCGACCGGATCACCCCGGTAACCTCCGAAGCCGATATCGAATACTTTCGCGTTCAATCCGGTCTAGTGGATCAATGGCCGGTCACCAGTGAACCGTTTCGACAATGGGTGATCGAAGACCGCTTTGCCAACGGGCGTCCCGCGTGGGAACAAGTCGGCGCACAGTTTGTTCCCGACGTCTCTCCCTACGAAACGATGAAACTTCGTCTGCTGAACGCAGGTCACTCGGTGCTGGGGATTTTTGGCGCGCTACACGGCTATGAAACGATCAACGATTGCATTGCCGACGATCGTTTCGCGACTTACCTGCGATCCTTCTTTGATCGGGAAGCAACCCCGACGCTCGATCCGGTTCCCGGGATCAATCTGGACGACTACAAAGATTCTCTGATCGAACGGTTTGGCAACCCGAGCATCCGTGACAGTGTCAGTCGGATCTGTCTGCAGAGTTCCAGTAAGTTGCCGGTCTTTTTGATCCCCACGATCACCGACAATCTGAAAGCGGGTCGTTCGATCCATCTTGCCACCCTGGTGATCGCCGCATGGTGCCTGTATTGCGACCGACAAGTCGACCAAAACGGTAAACCATTGGATATTGTCGACGACATGAAGGAACCGCTGCACCAAGCGGCGAAGAAAACCGCTGATGACAAGCGCGCCTTCATTCGATACACCCCAGTCTTTGGTGAACTTGCACAGAACGAAGACTTCGCCACCACCTACGAAACGCTTGTCGACGACGTTTATCGCAGTGGGAATGTCACGCAAAGCATGCAGCGTCTATTGGACGACACTGCCGATTAA
- a CDS encoding PQQ-dependent sugar dehydrogenase, whose product MTALLVVAPMAAADEPSDTEPFHSLFDGQTLDGWEGDGRFWRVEDGAIVGQTTTEVAAEQNTFLIYRGGSFSDFELRLSYQVQGYNSGVQYRSVDEGDYVVSGYQCDFEAQWHPVKGKPGAAPVDQFTGMFFEEKGRMFLGQRGDAVIVRENKDNAKKPHIEKIGSVGDPVELETHIRRDDWNELIVIANGNQFTHIINGQVMAIGIDEDAANRRDSGLFAFQLHKGPPMMIRVKDIRVRRLNEAGQNTNNADDESAANHNDGAKVDLDALEQFALTHAGNAAKGKQIFLDARTKCSVCHTIDGRGGQVGVDLSRIGGKFDRPHLIESVLEPSRQIVEGYRTSNVLTVDGRVISGIMMRQSDEALTLIDANAKTHFIAKDDVEEISHSIASIMPEGLADELTPDEFTDLIAYLESLRSGVKTKMGSGVAGPISVPDGFTVETIATGIDGATALDVLPDGRVLVCEQTGQIRVIDDGKLMPEPLATFPVDSTWERGVIGVTHAPSFPKEPYIYVCWVAKDPYPHHRISRLTVDANATIANSETVLLIGDDQTKMGGKVPAGHQGGGIHFGKDGKLYIGIGEQTAGTPSQELDTFLGKILRINPDGSIPDDNPLLDRTAGKYQAIWALGCRNPFTFAVRDSDGLMLINDVGGKSEEINVGRAGANYGWPVVEHGDFPEYDDAQYDGPIHWYPQSSVNGGDFCPSDSAWPTSWQGRYFFADFVHGWIHTLDPDHPADVNTFIEGIRRPVDLRFSNDGSLYVLLRNAWVIDDKFQGGTGSLLRVRPTSAASKQKVVLTTGDRPRPTGVHVIEDAVDASAGDLPAFKIQTPTATYYLEKSGGGLSSLVDNDGNDWLGFHPGKGSGAAGEYRGFPNAVFHQGGNYFHARNSQSDPMQTRLVHAGPDYAAVTTESLDGRWQGRYEFYPTHCTFSITRMPNDKHYWILYEGTPGGRLDPDDWWMTSSTPAPKPIDQKHDGDLDAPEWIAFGDASHRQCIVLHSHDDDRWHDSFYAMDDQMTVFGFGRQKLNAYLNTPGRRFSIGLADGKAPRDVSRLVDSMQQSKSSDHPTDSTAPNDSAAAENVIAAVQQPGPKPGDVYREYAIHNGGNFDWRVTDPNASAEGAKKFLPNPVLMLAVKDLEHAIAAEVVLDRWGGHAGTTDKRIRFNGNTWIRLPELSTTPKGHSPEMYHSQDNPVVTLPLDHLVQGENRVEATVGPSNQNHWGQWGLYSLILRVYYDPAAKSHATGRIASPATGSIISDDPLIRVDATKDAERVDVLAWYDGYDENGDGIYQDWHVSRFQPWRGQAADLQNHVGTIDPSIGQHELRWDTHWVPDQTPESIKLVARIHDDDGTIFVTDVVDGLTLSRESVSVRQYRASDVPESFSVRVGKEKSCRISIDPTAPIERAEEAVLHYRTWEASDAHHEPLRLNGHPHRHEGKNHHYDYDLLPIPVGQLRRGDNRFTIRSETQHHMVEVLWPGPAITVRYAAPLQ is encoded by the coding sequence ATGACTGCCTTACTGGTCGTCGCACCGATGGCCGCCGCAGACGAGCCGAGTGACACGGAACCGTTCCATTCATTGTTCGATGGCCAAACCTTGGACGGATGGGAAGGCGACGGTCGGTTTTGGCGAGTCGAAGATGGTGCGATCGTTGGCCAGACAACGACTGAAGTCGCCGCGGAACAAAACACATTTTTGATTTATCGTGGCGGTTCCTTCAGTGACTTTGAACTGCGGTTGTCGTATCAAGTCCAGGGATACAATTCCGGCGTCCAATATCGCAGTGTCGACGAAGGCGACTATGTGGTGTCGGGCTACCAGTGTGATTTCGAAGCCCAATGGCATCCGGTCAAAGGAAAGCCCGGTGCCGCCCCGGTCGATCAGTTCACCGGGATGTTCTTCGAAGAAAAAGGCCGAATGTTTTTGGGGCAACGCGGCGACGCCGTGATCGTTCGCGAAAACAAGGACAACGCCAAGAAGCCGCATATCGAAAAGATCGGCTCGGTGGGCGATCCGGTGGAATTGGAAACCCACATTCGCCGTGACGACTGGAACGAACTGATCGTCATCGCCAACGGCAACCAGTTCACGCACATCATCAATGGCCAAGTGATGGCGATTGGGATCGACGAAGACGCCGCCAACCGCCGCGATTCGGGACTGTTCGCTTTCCAGTTGCACAAAGGGCCGCCGATGATGATTCGCGTCAAAGACATCCGCGTCCGTCGGCTGAACGAAGCCGGCCAGAACACCAACAATGCCGACGACGAATCCGCCGCCAACCACAATGATGGTGCAAAAGTTGACCTGGATGCGTTGGAACAATTCGCACTGACGCATGCCGGAAACGCCGCAAAGGGCAAGCAAATCTTTTTGGATGCCAGGACGAAATGCTCGGTCTGTCATACGATTGATGGACGCGGTGGCCAAGTCGGCGTGGATCTGTCGCGAATCGGTGGCAAATTCGATCGGCCGCATTTGATTGAATCGGTGTTGGAACCGTCGCGACAAATCGTCGAAGGTTATCGAACGAGTAACGTGCTGACCGTTGACGGACGCGTGATCAGCGGGATCATGATGCGGCAATCCGATGAAGCATTAACGTTGATCGATGCCAACGCAAAGACACACTTCATTGCGAAAGATGATGTCGAGGAAATCAGCCATAGCATCGCGTCGATCATGCCCGAAGGTTTGGCGGACGAACTAACGCCGGACGAATTCACCGACTTGATCGCCTATCTGGAAAGCTTGCGATCGGGAGTGAAGACCAAAATGGGCTCGGGGGTTGCCGGTCCGATCAGCGTTCCGGACGGCTTCACTGTTGAAACGATCGCCACGGGGATCGATGGTGCCACCGCGCTGGACGTGCTTCCCGATGGTCGCGTTTTGGTGTGCGAACAAACCGGACAAATCCGTGTCATCGACGACGGCAAACTGATGCCCGAACCGCTGGCCACCTTTCCCGTGGATTCGACATGGGAACGTGGCGTGATCGGCGTAACGCACGCACCGAGTTTCCCCAAAGAACCCTACATCTACGTTTGCTGGGTGGCCAAAGATCCCTATCCGCACCACCGAATCAGTCGTCTGACCGTCGACGCAAACGCCACAATTGCCAACAGTGAAACCGTGCTGCTGATCGGCGATGACCAAACGAAAATGGGTGGCAAAGTCCCCGCGGGTCATCAAGGCGGTGGAATCCACTTCGGAAAGGACGGCAAGCTTTACATCGGCATCGGAGAACAAACCGCCGGCACGCCGTCGCAAGAGCTGGATACGTTTCTGGGCAAGATCCTGCGAATCAATCCCGACGGATCCATCCCCGACGACAACCCATTGCTTGATCGCACTGCTGGAAAGTACCAAGCGATCTGGGCACTTGGGTGCCGCAATCCGTTCACTTTCGCGGTGCGTGATTCCGACGGATTGATGCTGATCAACGATGTCGGCGGCAAGTCCGAAGAAATCAACGTCGGCCGTGCGGGCGCCAACTATGGTTGGCCGGTCGTCGAACACGGTGATTTTCCCGAGTACGACGACGCCCAATACGACGGTCCGATCCATTGGTACCCGCAATCATCCGTCAACGGTGGTGACTTTTGTCCTTCCGATTCGGCGTGGCCGACCTCATGGCAGGGACGCTACTTCTTTGCCGATTTCGTCCATGGCTGGATCCACACATTGGATCCCGATCATCCGGCAGACGTGAACACGTTTATCGAGGGCATCCGGCGTCCCGTCGATCTGCGTTTTTCGAATGACGGATCTCTGTACGTTCTGCTTCGTAACGCTTGGGTGATCGACGACAAGTTCCAGGGCGGAACAGGATCGCTGTTGCGCGTGCGACCGACGTCAGCGGCATCCAAGCAGAAGGTCGTGTTGACCACCGGCGACCGGCCCAGACCAACCGGCGTCCACGTCATCGAGGATGCGGTGGATGCATCCGCCGGAGACCTACCCGCGTTCAAGATCCAGACGCCAACGGCAACCTACTACCTGGAGAAATCGGGCGGAGGACTTAGCAGTTTGGTCGACAACGACGGCAATGATTGGCTGGGCTTTCACCCCGGCAAGGGCAGTGGTGCGGCCGGCGAATACCGCGGCTTTCCCAACGCGGTGTTCCATCAAGGCGGCAACTATTTCCACGCGAGAAATTCGCAAAGCGATCCGATGCAAACACGACTCGTACATGCCGGTCCAGACTATGCAGCAGTCACCACAGAGTCTTTGGACGGCCGGTGGCAAGGACGCTATGAGTTCTATCCCACCCACTGCACCTTTTCGATCACGCGGATGCCCAACGACAAGCACTATTGGATCTTGTATGAAGGCACGCCCGGCGGCCGGTTAGATCCTGATGATTGGTGGATGACCTCGTCGACGCCTGCCCCCAAACCCATTGACCAAAAGCACGACGGCGATCTTGATGCGCCGGAATGGATCGCGTTTGGGGATGCCAGTCACCGGCAATGCATCGTTCTGCACAGCCATGATGACGACCGCTGGCACGATTCGTTCTATGCCATGGATGACCAAATGACCGTGTTTGGTTTCGGACGCCAGAAATTGAACGCCTACCTGAACACACCTGGACGACGCTTTTCGATCGGGTTGGCCGATGGCAAGGCTCCGAGGGATGTAAGCCGACTGGTCGATTCCATGCAGCAGTCGAAGTCGTCAGATCACCCTACCGACTCCACCGCACCGAACGATTCCGCGGCAGCCGAAAACGTGATCGCGGCCGTCCAACAACCAGGGCCGAAACCCGGCGATGTCTATCGTGAATACGCGATTCACAATGGTGGCAATTTCGACTGGCGAGTGACCGACCCGAATGCTTCGGCCGAAGGTGCGAAGAAGTTTCTGCCAAATCCCGTTTTGATGCTTGCAGTAAAAGACTTGGAACATGCCATCGCCGCCGAAGTCGTTTTGGATCGTTGGGGCGGTCACGCCGGAACAACGGACAAGCGGATTCGGTTCAACGGGAACACTTGGATTCGATTGCCGGAACTGTCGACCACGCCCAAGGGTCATTCGCCGGAAATGTATCATTCGCAAGACAATCCCGTCGTTACCCTTCCGCTGGATCATTTGGTTCAAGGGGAAAACCGTGTCGAGGCAACGGTGGGTCCGAGCAATCAGAATCATTGGGGCCAGTGGGGTCTTTATTCGCTGATCCTGCGTGTCTACTACGATCCGGCTGCGAAGTCACATGCCACTGGACGGATTGCTTCACCCGCCACGGGATCAATCATTTCGGATGATCCGCTAATCAGAGTCGACGCAACGAAGGACGCCGAACGAGTGGACGTCTTGGCTTGGTATGACGGCTATGACGAAAACGGCGATGGAATCTACCAAGACTGGCACGTGTCGCGTTTCCAGCCTTGGCGTGGCCAGGCCGCGGATCTGCAAAATCATGTGGGCACCATCGATCCGTCGATCGGACAACACGAACTGCGATGGGACACGCATTGGGTCCCCGACCAAACGCCGGAATCCATCAAGCTGGTGGCTCGCATCCATGATGACGACGGAACAATTTTCGTCACCGACGTCGTTGATGGACTGACCCTAAGTCGTGAATCGGTTTCGGTGCGTCAGTATCGCGCCAGTGATGTTCCGGAATCCTTCAGCGTGCGTGTCGGAAAAGAAAAGTCGTGTCGAATTTCTATCGATCCGACGGCGCCGATCGAACGTGCGGAAGAAGCCGTGTTGCACTACCGCACTTGGGAAGCCTCTGACGCGCACCACGAGCCACTGCGTCTGAATGGTCATCCCCACCGCCACGAAGGTAAGAATCATCATTACGACTATGACCTATTGCCGATCCCCGTGGGGCAACTTCGTCGCGGGGACAATCGCTTCACCATTCGGTCCGAAACACAGCATCACATGGTGGAAGTTCTATGGCCCGGGCCGGCGATCACCGTTCGGTACGCCGCACCGTTACAATAG
- a CDS encoding transporter: MIRKLLWVGCVVAFGSQAFGHGDLRSRADKHAPAGLMGDHVHEPGEWMVEYRYMNMYMDGNRAGTRRLSDAESIAFGATSDPVTNRGASPSSMTHEMHMLHVMRGMTDDITLYTMIMLPSITMDHIRGPMNPAGAGSYFTTHNSGFGDTTIGALLRLYSDADDDLILNLGGSLPTADIFRTTREPTGGMMEQPLPYPMRLGSGTFNARPGITWKRYFDHGSFGTQFQTDLPIGRNYRDYSVGDEFRLNTWYSHVLTDHFSTSLRIENLWRTNYGGADPMSPDALISTNVESFRGGYTLNLGVGAAALLNGHLLNVEIVPMLHQDLDGIQLETDWAIVASWSKSF, from the coding sequence ATGATTCGAAAGCTGTTATGGGTCGGATGTGTGGTCGCCTTCGGAAGCCAAGCCTTTGGCCACGGCGACCTGCGATCGCGTGCCGACAAACACGCACCGGCGGGATTGATGGGCGACCACGTCCATGAACCCGGCGAATGGATGGTGGAGTACAGGTACATGAACATGTACATGGACGGAAACCGAGCCGGGACACGACGGCTGAGCGATGCCGAATCCATTGCATTCGGCGCGACCAGTGATCCGGTCACCAACCGTGGTGCGTCGCCCTCCAGCATGACACATGAGATGCACATGTTGCACGTCATGCGTGGAATGACCGATGACATCACGTTGTACACGATGATCATGTTGCCATCGATCACGATGGACCACATCCGCGGGCCAATGAATCCCGCCGGTGCGGGTAGCTATTTCACCACGCACAACAGCGGGTTTGGCGACACGACGATCGGTGCGTTGTTGCGTTTGTACAGCGACGCCGATGATGATTTGATCTTGAACTTGGGCGGTTCGCTTCCCACCGCGGACATCTTTCGAACGACCCGCGAGCCCACCGGCGGAATGATGGAGCAACCGCTGCCGTACCCGATGCGATTGGGGTCTGGAACGTTCAACGCTCGTCCCGGTATCACGTGGAAACGATACTTTGATCACGGTTCCTTCGGCACCCAGTTTCAAACCGACCTGCCCATCGGTCGGAACTACCGCGACTACAGCGTGGGAGACGAGTTTCGATTGAACACCTGGTACAGCCACGTTCTGACAGACCATTTTTCGACCAGCCTGCGAATCGAGAATCTTTGGCGAACCAATTACGGTGGTGCCGATCCGATGAGTCCCGACGCGTTGATCAGCACCAATGTGGAAAGCTTTCGCGGCGGATACACGCTGAATTTGGGCGTGGGGGCCGCGGCGTTACTGAATGGACACTTGTTGAATGTCGAAATCGTTCCGATGTTGCATCAGGATCTTGACGGCATTCAGCTGGAAACCGATTGGGCAATCGTGGCCAGTTGGTCCAAAAGCTTTTAA
- a CDS encoding DUF4832 domain-containing protein, which translates to MTGIVLWSDNPKAIKQADSIALEFRYCGYDEVVDAHGRYDFSKIDQVLDDIASRNHQAVLRFHFCYVGKETTVPEFIRSRSDYQETVGKSEKKTTHFCDWSNQALQEFTLQFYSRFAQRYDSDPRIAFLQTGFGLWAEYHIYSGPRKLGKTFPSKAFQDRFLRHMSASFRHLPWSISIDAADSAYSPLEDNADLLSLSFGVFDDSFLCKPHARENAVNWRILGPQRWRQHPAGGEFSYYTRMDQKLALADQGPHGVSFEQAAEQFHISYMIGNDQLRFQPAERLREAASSTGYRFRVTEATLADGRLRLRVVNEGVAPIYRDAYFNAGGKMAKRSLRGLLPGQTLACEINGVTTADIESISIRSDAILPTQVIQFAADL; encoded by the coding sequence ATGACCGGCATCGTCTTGTGGTCGGATAATCCCAAAGCGATTAAGCAGGCCGATTCGATCGCGCTAGAGTTTCGGTATTGCGGATACGATGAAGTCGTCGATGCCCATGGGCGATACGATTTTTCGAAGATCGATCAAGTGTTGGATGACATCGCATCGCGAAACCATCAAGCCGTTTTGCGATTCCACTTTTGCTACGTTGGCAAAGAAACAACGGTACCGGAATTCATTCGATCACGGTCCGACTATCAGGAAACGGTTGGCAAGAGCGAGAAGAAGACGACGCATTTCTGTGATTGGAGCAATCAAGCGTTACAGGAATTCACACTGCAGTTCTACAGCCGCTTTGCACAGCGATACGATTCCGATCCTCGGATTGCCTTTCTGCAGACAGGGTTCGGGTTGTGGGCGGAGTATCACATCTACAGCGGCCCTCGAAAGTTGGGAAAGACGTTCCCGAGCAAAGCGTTTCAGGATCGATTCCTGCGGCACATGAGTGCGTCGTTTCGACATCTGCCCTGGTCAATCAGTATCGACGCGGCCGATTCAGCGTATTCGCCGCTGGAAGACAATGCGGATTTGCTGTCGCTTTCGTTTGGTGTGTTCGACGATTCGTTTTTGTGTAAGCCGCACGCACGTGAAAACGCCGTGAACTGGCGCATACTGGGGCCCCAACGCTGGCGTCAACATCCGGCGGGCGGCGAGTTTAGCTATTACACTCGCATGGATCAAAAGCTTGCGCTAGCCGATCAGGGACCCCATGGCGTTTCGTTCGAACAGGCGGCGGAACAGTTCCATATTTCGTACATGATTGGCAACGACCAATTGCGATTCCAACCTGCCGAACGACTGCGCGAGGCGGCATCGTCAACCGGGTATCGGTTTCGTGTCACCGAAGCCACGCTGGCGGATGGCCGGTTGCGTTTGCGTGTGGTCAACGAAGGCGTAGCGCCGATTTATCGTGATGCCTATTTCAACGCCGGCGGAAAGATGGCGAAGCGATCGCTGCGTGGTCTGCTGCCCGGACAGACGCTGGCCTGCGAAATCAACGGGGTGACCACGGCCGATATCGAATCGATTTCCATCCGTTCCGATGCGATTCTGCCGACGCAAGTCATTCAGTTCGCTGCGGATCTTTAA
- a CDS encoding purine-cytosine permease family protein has product MSVATPSPPRAVANLTPEQMPVPDEQLHSWPHFLGLYAGEHVAATEFVIGATFVALGATTQDILWGLLIGNVLAIASWTLITAPIAVQTRLSLYTYLHKIAGDRMADLYNGANVLIFTVISAAMITVSSTAVRLLFGIPAQLQWFPTSGLFVLVVLGVGVIVVLIAMYGFNAVAEFSSICGPWLVVMFTCGALVLMPALAESVLGRTELMGMNDFITIGDHSIWTGTAADGSPGIGLWEVIGFAWAANTITHFGLIDMALLRYAKRSIYGLCTSAGMLFGHYVAWIAAGIMGAGTAALVQKSIAELDPGDVAYQALGLSGYVIVIVAGWTTANANLYRAGLAAQAIFHHHSRRKVTLTVGCVTVLIACFPFVFSKMLPLLTYAGLLVVPVGGIVFAEHFLFPILGWTRYWSKYRDLETSVPAIASWAAGLVFGFGMNAANVMSFFYLFLPTWAFTIVVYCVLARFYGAADSYEDQIQQEQNDMAAIRQWQQEQAAIHHHVPLPKSTPTKVLRTVAWLCLLITMILALRVMFASPDMSVYESHVTDFHRWGFLMTVGYFGTAYAALRIEKARNLNLSQEVKAS; this is encoded by the coding sequence ATGTCTGTCGCCACGCCAAGCCCCCCTCGCGCTGTTGCGAATCTGACGCCGGAACAGATGCCCGTCCCGGACGAACAGCTTCACAGCTGGCCCCACTTTTTGGGGCTGTACGCCGGTGAACATGTTGCCGCAACGGAATTTGTGATCGGTGCAACCTTCGTCGCGTTGGGGGCAACGACCCAGGACATTCTTTGGGGACTGTTGATCGGCAATGTTTTGGCGATCGCCAGTTGGACCCTGATCACCGCTCCGATCGCGGTGCAAACTCGGCTGAGTCTTTACACCTATCTGCACAAGATCGCCGGCGACCGGATGGCCGATCTTTACAACGGTGCGAACGTGCTGATCTTCACCGTCATCTCCGCTGCCATGATCACGGTGTCCAGTACCGCGGTGCGACTGCTATTTGGAATCCCTGCCCAGTTGCAGTGGTTTCCCACCAGCGGGCTGTTCGTCTTGGTCGTTTTGGGTGTCGGAGTCATCGTCGTGTTGATAGCGATGTACGGGTTCAATGCCGTCGCGGAATTTTCAAGCATTTGCGGTCCATGGCTGGTCGTCATGTTCACCTGCGGTGCTTTGGTACTGATGCCCGCGTTGGCCGAGTCCGTTTTGGGGCGTACGGAACTGATGGGCATGAATGACTTCATCACCATCGGTGACCACTCAATCTGGACTGGTACCGCGGCCGACGGATCGCCGGGTATTGGATTGTGGGAAGTGATCGGATTCGCTTGGGCAGCCAACACGATCACTCATTTTGGCTTGATCGACATGGCGTTGTTGCGATACGCCAAGCGATCCATCTATGGCTTGTGCACCAGCGCGGGAATGTTGTTCGGCCACTATGTCGCGTGGATCGCTGCTGGCATCATGGGTGCGGGCACGGCAGCCCTGGTGCAAAAATCGATCGCTGAATTGGACCCCGGCGATGTGGCCTATCAAGCATTGGGCCTGTCGGGATACGTGATCGTCATTGTCGCCGGATGGACGACCGCGAACGCCAACCTCTATCGCGCTGGCCTGGCGGCCCAGGCCATTTTTCATCACCACTCACGACGGAAAGTGACATTAACGGTCGGCTGTGTCACCGTCTTGATCGCATGTTTTCCGTTTGTGTTTAGCAAAATGCTGCCCTTGCTGACGTACGCGGGATTGTTGGTCGTTCCGGTGGGAGGCATCGTGTTCGCCGAACACTTTCTGTTTCCGATTCTGGGTTGGACTCGCTATTGGTCGAAATACCGAGATCTTGAAACCAGCGTCCCAGCCATCGCGTCTTGGGCGGCTGGACTGGTCTTCGGCTTCGGGATGAATGCCGCAAACGTGATGTCCTTTTTCTACTTATTCTTACCCACGTGGGCGTTCACAATCGTCGTTTACTGTGTACTGGCTCGGTTCTACGGAGCTGCCGATTCGTATGAAGACCAAATTCAGCAGGAACAGAACGACATGGCTGCGATTCGTCAGTGGCAACAGGAACAAGCCGCAATTCATCACCATGTACCACTGCCCAAATCAACACCAACGAAAGTCTTGCGTACGGTCGCTTGGCTGTGCCTGTTGATCACCATGATCTTGGCGCTGCGAGTGATGTTTGCCAGCCCCGACATGTCGGTTTACGAATCCCATGTCACGGATTTTCACCGTTGGGGTTTCTTGATGACGGTGGGATACTTTGGCACCGCCTACGCCGCGTTACGTATCGAAAAAGCAAGAAATTTGAATCTCTCACAAGAAGTGAAGGCGAGCTAG